The Anolis sagrei isolate rAnoSag1 chromosome Y, rAnoSag1.mat, whole genome shotgun sequence genome contains a region encoding:
- the LOC132781557 gene encoding phospholipase A2, with protein MGRPPPPPLLLLLLSLLFLLPLLQGTEAAGRGRGNAPLRSRRGIFQLAGAILCSTGRTPLAYLRYGCYCGLGGSGWPRDKADWCCFRHDCCYAEAEKEGCDPKMGSYPWECEDKEASCDDIKEDKCQKLACKCDREAAHCLSEAPYQPTYVFWPLSSCGSRSPKCKGN; from the exons ATGGGGCGACCCccgcctcctcccctcctcctcctcctcctctccctcctcttcctcctgccgcTGCTCCAAGGAACAG aagcggcaggaagaggaagaggaaacgcTCCGCTACGGAGCCGGAGGGGCATCTTCCAGCTGGCGGGGGCCATCCTCTGCTCCACGGGGCGCACCCCCCTGGCCTACCTGCGCTACGGCTGCTACTGCGGGCTGGGAGGTAGCGGGTGGCCCCGGGACAAGGCTGACTG GTGCTGCTTCCGCCACGACTGCTGCTACGCCGAGGCTGAGAAGGAGGGCTGCGACCCCAAAATGGGCAGCTACCCCTGGGAATGCGAGGACAAGGAGGCCAGCTGCG atgacatcaaggAGGACAAGTGCCAGAAGCTGGCCTGCAAGTGCGACCGGGAGGCAGCCCATTGCCTGTCCGAAGCCCCTTACCAGCCCACCTACGTCTTCTGGCCACTCTCTTCCTGTGGCAGCCGCAGCCCCAAATGCAAAGGCAATTAG
- the LOC137095238 gene encoding bifunctional apoptosis regulator-like isoform X2 produces the protein MEAGVPLPLPEGPGGQTSSPFAGVSNPRRLSASEFSCHCCYDVLVEPTTLNCGHSFCRHCLALWWAASKKNECPECREKWEGFPRVNILLRDAIEKLFPDAIEQRKRDIRQNPEAADSLLAFHKYGTEQAPAAPNTARINPRGGGFFSGVLTALTCVAVVLLGYHWSSRDSEDDLLVHKPVAKWTAEEVTHWLGQLGPWTSLYMERFLLERVNGRLLLTLTDEDLARAPYHVENGSHRKAIMVELERVKALGVKPPQNLWEYKAVHPGKSLFLLYALKSSPRLTMLYLYLFDYTDVFLPFIHTICPAEEEEFEDILAKLLDLKEPAWKQWREFVAKFLFLPYQLVAEFAWDWLEVHYWTSRFIIVNAMLLSVLELFSFWRLWSRRELRTLPQRMWGHFWRVSTQGCLMALFWPVIPQFVCNCLFYWALYFNPVINIDLVVKEIRRLETQVL, from the exons ATGGAGGCGGGGGTCCCGTTGCCACTGCCTGAGGGCCCAGGCGGCCAGACGTCATCCCCTTTTGCGGGGGTCTCCAACCCCCGCCGCCTCTCGGCAAGCGAGTTCTCCTGCCACTGCTGCTACGACGTCCTGGTGGAGCCCACCACCTTGAACTGTGGGCACAGCTTCTGCCGGCATTGCCTGGCCTTGTGGTGGGCTGCCTCCAAGAAGAACGAATGCCCCGAGTGCCGGGAGAAGTGGGAGGGCTTCCCCAGAGTCAACATCCTCCTCAG GGATGCCATTGAGAAGCTCTTTCCAGACGCCATCGAGCAGCGGAAAAGGGACATTCGGCAAAACCCGGAGGCTGCTGACAGCCTCCTTGCCTTCCATAAATATGGAACGGAGCAGGCACCGGCAGCACCCAACACTGCGAGAATCAATCCACGCGGAGGAGGATTTTTCTCTGGCGTCTTAACGGCATTGACGTGTGTGGCG GTGGTCTTGCTGGGCTACCACTGGAGCAGCCGGGATTCGGAAGATGACCTCCTGGTCCATAAACCCGTGGCCAAGTGGACGGCTGAGGAGGTGACCCATTGGCTGGGGCAGCTCGGACCCTGGACCTCCCTCTACATGGAGAGGTTTTTGCTGGAGAGGGTCAACGGAAG GCTCCTCCTGACGCTCACGGATGAAGACCTGGCCAGGGCCCCGTACCACGTGGAGAACGGCAGCCACAGAAAGGCCATCATGGTGGAGCTGGAGCGCGTGAAGGCGCTGGGGGTCAAGCCGCCACAGAACCTCTGGGAGTACAAG GCTGTCCATCCGGGGAAGTCCCTGTTCCTACTCTATGCTCTGAAGAGCTCCCCGCGCCTCACCATGCTGTACCTCTACCTGTTCGACTACACAGATGTCTTCCTGCCCTTCATCCACACCATCTGCCCTGCCGAGGAGGAGGAGTTCGAGGACATCCTTGCCAAGCTGCTG GACCTGAAGGAGCCGGCCTGGAAGCAGTGGCGCGAGTTCGTGGCCAAGTTCCTCTTCCTGCCCTACCAGCTGGTGGCTGAGTTTGCCTGGGACTGGCTGGAGGTGCACTACTGGACGTCCCGCTTCATCATCGTCAACGCCATGCTGCTCTCCGTCCTGGAGCTCTTCTCCTTCTGGAGGCTCTGGTCCAGGAGGGAGCTCAG GACGCTTCCTCAGCGGATGTGGGGCCACTTCTGGCGGGTGTCCACCCAGGGCTGCCTGATGGCTCTCTTCTGGCCGGTCATCCCGCAGTTCGTCTGCAACTGCCTCTTCTACTGGGCCCTGTACTTCAACCCCGTCATCAACATCGACCTCGTGGTGAAGGAGATCCGGCGCTTAGAGACCCAGGTCCTCTGA
- the LOC137095238 gene encoding bifunctional apoptosis regulator-like isoform X1, which produces MEAGVPLPLPEGPGGQTSSPFAGVSNPRRLSASEFSCHCCYDVLVEPTTLNCGHSFCRHCLALWWAASKKNECPECREKWEGFPRVNILLRDAIEKLFPDAIEQRKRDIRQNPEAADSLLAFHKYGTEQAPAAPNTARINPRGGGFFSGVLTALTCVAVVLLGYHWSSRDSEDDLLVHKPVAKWTAEEVTHWLGQLGPWTSLYMERFLLERVNGRLLLTLTDEDLARAPYHVENGSHRKAIMVELERVKALGVKPPQNLWEYKAVHPGKSLFLLYALKSSPRLTMLYLYLFDYTDVFLPFIHTICPAEEEEFEDILAKLLVSPQDLKEPAWKQWREFVAKFLFLPYQLVAEFAWDWLEVHYWTSRFIIVNAMLLSVLELFSFWRLWSRRELRTLPQRMWGHFWRVSTQGCLMALFWPVIPQFVCNCLFYWALYFNPVINIDLVVKEIRRLETQVL; this is translated from the exons ATGGAGGCGGGGGTCCCGTTGCCACTGCCTGAGGGCCCAGGCGGCCAGACGTCATCCCCTTTTGCGGGGGTCTCCAACCCCCGCCGCCTCTCGGCAAGCGAGTTCTCCTGCCACTGCTGCTACGACGTCCTGGTGGAGCCCACCACCTTGAACTGTGGGCACAGCTTCTGCCGGCATTGCCTGGCCTTGTGGTGGGCTGCCTCCAAGAAGAACGAATGCCCCGAGTGCCGGGAGAAGTGGGAGGGCTTCCCCAGAGTCAACATCCTCCTCAG GGATGCCATTGAGAAGCTCTTTCCAGACGCCATCGAGCAGCGGAAAAGGGACATTCGGCAAAACCCGGAGGCTGCTGACAGCCTCCTTGCCTTCCATAAATATGGAACGGAGCAGGCACCGGCAGCACCCAACACTGCGAGAATCAATCCACGCGGAGGAGGATTTTTCTCTGGCGTCTTAACGGCATTGACGTGTGTGGCG GTGGTCTTGCTGGGCTACCACTGGAGCAGCCGGGATTCGGAAGATGACCTCCTGGTCCATAAACCCGTGGCCAAGTGGACGGCTGAGGAGGTGACCCATTGGCTGGGGCAGCTCGGACCCTGGACCTCCCTCTACATGGAGAGGTTTTTGCTGGAGAGGGTCAACGGAAG GCTCCTCCTGACGCTCACGGATGAAGACCTGGCCAGGGCCCCGTACCACGTGGAGAACGGCAGCCACAGAAAGGCCATCATGGTGGAGCTGGAGCGCGTGAAGGCGCTGGGGGTCAAGCCGCCACAGAACCTCTGGGAGTACAAG GCTGTCCATCCGGGGAAGTCCCTGTTCCTACTCTATGCTCTGAAGAGCTCCCCGCGCCTCACCATGCTGTACCTCTACCTGTTCGACTACACAGATGTCTTCCTGCCCTTCATCCACACCATCTGCCCTGCCGAGGAGGAGGAGTTCGAGGACATCCTTGCCAAGCTGCTG GTCTCTCCACAGGACCTGAAGGAGCCGGCCTGGAAGCAGTGGCGCGAGTTCGTGGCCAAGTTCCTCTTCCTGCCCTACCAGCTGGTGGCTGAGTTTGCCTGGGACTGGCTGGAGGTGCACTACTGGACGTCCCGCTTCATCATCGTCAACGCCATGCTGCTCTCCGTCCTGGAGCTCTTCTCCTTCTGGAGGCTCTGGTCCAGGAGGGAGCTCAG GACGCTTCCTCAGCGGATGTGGGGCCACTTCTGGCGGGTGTCCACCCAGGGCTGCCTGATGGCTCTCTTCTGGCCGGTCATCCCGCAGTTCGTCTGCAACTGCCTCTTCTACTGGGCCCTGTACTTCAACCCCGTCATCAACATCGACCTCGTGGTGAAGGAGATCCGGCGCTTAGAGACCCAGGTCCTCTGA